Part of the Psychrobacter sp. JCM 18902 genome, GCGGTGCAGTTTTGATGTTTAATGCTTAGGTCTAAAATAAACAGCTGATGAAACATCAAAGTTTTATATCTTGAATGGCTGGTTGCCGTGGATTGGTATTTTGTGCGAGTATGATGAATTGTACGCAATAAGCACGATTTTTCAGAATAAACCTTAAATGGATTTCATTAATAATAAAAGGCGAACGCAAGTGATTACTTTATACAAATATACCCATCCAAGTCGCGCTGAAACGGTCATTTGGGCATTGCAGGAGCTGGGCTTAGAATATGAGACCAAAGAAATAGATGGCAAAAAAGGAGAGCAGCGAAGTCCTGAGTTTTTAGCCGTTAACCCCTTTGGTAAAATCCCTACCATCACACATGAAGGCAAACACTTTACTGAGTCGTTGGCTATTATTGAGTATCTCAATGAGTTACACCCTGACAAACCTTTGACACCAAATACAGCAGATGAGAACTTCGCTGAGAAAAACTATAAACTTCACCAAGTGATTTCATTTGGCATGATCGAGATTGAGAGTTATCTATGGATACTCACCAAAATCAAAGTATTAGACAATTATGAAAACTGGCCTGAGCGCACCGCTAACAACTGCATGAAGTGTATCCAAAAAGCCCTACCGATTGCTTATGCTTGGGTAGATGAGCAGGAGTATATAGCGGGGGACAGCTTCACGCTAGCAGACATTTATTATCAGCATTTGTTTTCATGGTTAAAGATGCTGGGCGTTGAGTTGCCTGAGCAGGTTCAAGATTATCTTAAAAAATTATCGAAGCGTGAGAAGTTTCCTAAGAGATAATCAATCATGAATGTAAGCTGTTGAGAGTGGCGTATAAGCGCAATACTCTATGCCAATAG contains:
- a CDS encoding glutathione S-transferase family protein, with translation MITLYKYTHPSRAETVIWALQELGLEYETKEIDGKKGEQRSPEFLAVNPFGKIPTITHEGKHFTESLAIIEYLNELHPDKPLTPNTADENFAEKNYKLHQVISFGMIEIESYLWILTKIKVLDNYENWPERTANNCMKCIQKALPIAYAWVDEQEYIAGDSFTLADIYYQHLFSWLKMLGVELPEQVQDYLKKLSKREKFPKR